Proteins found in one Planifilum fimeticola genomic segment:
- the sufU gene encoding Fe-S cluster assembly sulfur transfer protein SufU, whose translation MSLDDLYRRVIMDHYQRPRNRGRLEDDAVTIDMNNPTCGDRISLQLQVEDGKIKDAKFLGEGCSISQASASMMTEAIKGLSIEEALQLSGLFSAMMQGEEVDTEQFPLEDIEALQGVAKFPARIKCATLAWKALEKGVKQPH comes from the coding sequence ATGTCCTTAGATGACCTCTATCGCCGCGTCATCATGGATCACTACCAACGCCCCCGCAACCGGGGCCGGCTTGAGGACGACGCGGTGACCATCGACATGAACAATCCCACCTGCGGTGACAGGATTTCCCTTCAACTGCAGGTGGAGGACGGCAAGATCAAAGACGCGAAGTTTCTCGGGGAAGGCTGCTCCATCAGTCAGGCATCGGCCTCGATGATGACGGAAGCGATCAAGGGGCTGAGCATCGAGGAGGCCCTGCAGCTTTCCGGTCTCTTTTCCGCGATGATGCAGGGGGAAGAGGTGGACACGGAGCAGTTTCCCCTGGAGGACATCGAGGCGCTCCAGGGTGTCGCCAAGTTTCCGGCGCGCATCAAGTGCGCGACATTGGCCTGGAAGGCCCTGGAAAAGGGAGTCAAACAGCCCCATTAA
- a CDS encoding cysteine desulfurase — MNRYAQDFPILNQEVNGHPLVYLDSSATSQKPFQVIEAVEKYYKEYNSNVHRGVHTLGSRATDAYEGARERVRRFIGARSEKEVIFTRGTTSALNLVAHSYARARLGPGDEIVLTPAEHHSNLIPWQQAAKATGAALKYLPLEPDGTLDLNKAKEAITERTKLLAIAQVSNVLGTIHPIRELADLVHQQGGVIVVDGAQSVPHMKVDVQELDVDFLAFSGHKMMAPTGIGVLYGRESLLEGMEPLEYGGEMIDHVDLYESTWKELPWKFEGGTPIIAGAVGLAAAIDYLESVGMDNIHRHDKELAAYALKRLEEVEGITVYGPRENRTGLVTFNLEGVHPHDVATVLDAEGIAVRAGHHCAQPLMRWLGVTATVRASFYLYNDESDIDRLVEGIRKTKEYFGNVLR, encoded by the coding sequence TGATCGAGGCGGTGGAAAAGTATTACAAGGAGTATAACTCCAACGTCCACCGGGGGGTTCACACTCTGGGGAGCCGGGCGACCGACGCCTATGAGGGCGCCCGGGAGAGGGTGCGCCGGTTTATCGGAGCCCGCTCCGAGAAGGAAGTGATTTTCACCCGGGGCACCACCTCCGCCCTCAACCTGGTGGCCCACAGCTATGCCCGGGCCCGTTTGGGCCCGGGGGACGAGATCGTCCTGACCCCGGCGGAACACCACAGCAACCTGATTCCCTGGCAACAAGCGGCCAAGGCGACGGGGGCCGCTCTCAAATATTTGCCATTGGAACCGGACGGCACGCTGGATCTGAACAAGGCGAAGGAGGCCATCACCGAGCGGACCAAACTGTTGGCCATCGCTCAGGTCTCCAACGTTCTGGGGACGATTCACCCGATCCGCGAACTGGCGGACCTGGTCCATCAGCAGGGCGGCGTGATCGTGGTGGACGGGGCCCAGAGCGTGCCGCATATGAAGGTGGATGTACAGGAGCTGGACGTCGACTTTCTCGCCTTTTCCGGCCACAAGATGATGGCGCCGACCGGCATCGGCGTCCTCTACGGCAGGGAATCCCTGCTCGAAGGGATGGAGCCGCTGGAATACGGCGGGGAGATGATCGACCACGTCGATCTGTACGAATCGACGTGGAAGGAACTCCCCTGGAAGTTCGAAGGGGGAACGCCCATCATCGCCGGCGCGGTCGGCCTCGCCGCCGCCATCGACTATCTGGAATCGGTGGGGATGGACAACATCCATCGCCATGACAAGGAATTGGCGGCCTATGCCCTGAAGCGGCTGGAAGAGGTCGAGGGCATCACCGTCTACGGCCCCCGGGAAAACCGCACCGGTTTGGTCACCTTCAATCTGGAGGGGGTCCACCCCCACGACGTGGCGACGGTGCTGGACGCCGAGGGAATCGCCGTTCGCGCCGGCCATCACTGCGCACAGCCGCTGATGCGGTGGTTGGGGGTGACGGCGACGGTCCGGGCCAGTTTTTACCTGTACAACGATGAATCGGACATCGATCGATTGGTTGAAGGGATTCGGAAGACAAAGGAGTATTTCGGAAATGTCCTTAGATGA